A DNA window from Arachis duranensis cultivar V14167 chromosome 3, aradu.V14167.gnm2.J7QH, whole genome shotgun sequence contains the following coding sequences:
- the LOC107474570 gene encoding chromatin-remodeling ATPase INO80 isoform X1, translated as MDHRNNPKDSLSYSNLFNLEPLMNFQLPQRDDDFGYYGNSSQDDESRDSRGGGAMASHSNGNVNANGREVNLLKRAWSQNSDEEERSRFYGTCITEERYRSMLGEHVQKYKRRFKDTSSTHAQNQVAVPPVQSSSGSKARKSGNDHYGGLHAAEIASEWLYDSNSQKPGNYHDANFLQRYASDRTMYEPASLDITDGISYKIPPKYDKLASMLNLPNFSDIHVDEFYLKGTLDLGSLAAMVATDKRFMTTNRGGMGEPMSQYDSLQARLKAMSASNSPHKFSLKVSNVGLNSFIPEGAAGNIKRSILSEGGVLQVYYVKVLEKGDTYEIIERSLPKKQKVKKDPALIEKEERDRIGKIWVNIVRRDVPKHHRNFTIFHRKQLMDAKRFSENCQREVRMKVSRSLRWTRGASIRTRKLARDMLFFWKRADKEMIELRKREEKEAAEALRREQELREAKRQQQRLNFLIQQTELYSHFMQNKSSLLSSEALPMEDEKADDQDALFDSSDAGPIEDDPEEAELKKEALKAAQEAVSKQRKLTSAFDSECLRLRQAGEADPLSQEVAGASDIDLQTPSTMPVASTVQTPELFKGCLKEYQLKGLQWLVNCYEQGLNGILADEMGLGKTIQAMVFLAHLAEEKNIWGPFLVVAPASVLNNWNEELERFCPELKRLPYWGGVAERSVLRKSINPKDLYRRDAKFHIVITSYQLLVQDEKFFRRVKWQYMVLDEAQAIKNSTSIRWKTLLSFNCRNRLLLTGTPIQNNMAELWALLHFIMPTLFDSHEQFNEWFSKGIENHAEHGGTLNEHQLNRLHSILKPFMLRRVKKDVVSELTKKTEVMVHCKLSSRQQAFYQAIKNKISLAELFDSNRGQLNEKKILNLMNIVIQLRKVCNHPELFERSEGSTYFYFAEIPNSLPPPPFGELEDIYYPGGHNPISYEMPKLVYQEIMQRSETFCSTVGHGVCRESFQKHFNIFTPENIYRSMISEGVVVNSGNFGFTRLVDLSPQEVTFLASSSFLERLLFSMMRWERKFLDEFIDFLMETTVSDPECSYLEKGTVRAVTRMLLLPSRSEAQFLERRFATGPTCDPFEALVISHQHRLLSNARLLHAAYTYIPPTRAPPIAAHCPDRNFSYKMIEELHDPWVKRLFVGFARTSESTGPRKPVRSPHHLIEEIDSELPISHPALKFTHEVFGCSPPMHNFDPAKLLTDSGKLQTLDILLKRLRAGNHRVLLFAQMTKMLNILEDYMNYRKYKYFRLDGSSTIQDRRDMVKDFQDRSDVFVFLLSTRAGGLGINLTAADTVIFYESDWNPTLDLQAMDRAHRLGQTKDVTVYRLICKETVEEKILLRASQKSTVQNLVMTGGSVGGDLLAPEDVVSLLLDDVQLEQKLKEIPIQVKDKEKKKKPTKGIRVNEDGDASLEDLTNSTAQGTTDFDLPMDPEGSNASNKKRKAASRPRNSQKPSESGIMAIDYELDDNHLTTEPVSHKPKRPKRMKNVNEKFEESFTASATIFPEKT; from the exons ATGGATCACAGAAACAATCCCAAGGACTCGCTCTCCTATTCCAATCTCTTCAATCTCGAG CCTTTGATGAACTTTCAACTTCCACAACGAGATGATGATTTTGGTTATTACGGGAATAGTAGTCAGGACGATGAGAGCAGAGATAGCCGAG GTGGTGGGGCAATGGCAAGTCACAGTAATGGGAATGTGAATGCGAACGGAAGGGAGGTAAATTTGTTGAAGAGAGCATGGTCTCAAAACAGTGACGAGGAAGAAAGGAGTCGGTTTTATGGAACATGTATCACAGAGGAGCGATATAGATCGATGCTTGGAGAGCATGTCCAGAAATACAAGAGGAGGTTTAAGGACACCTCATCTACTCATGCCCAAAATCAGGTTGCTGTTCCACCTGTCCAAAGTAGCAGTGGCTCAAAAGCTCGAAAGTCTGGGAATGATCACTATGGAGGACTGCATGCTGCAGAGATTGCATCTGAATGGCTATATGATTCCAATTCTCAGAAACCAGGAAACTACCATGATGCTAATTTCCTGCAGCGATATGCCTCTGATAG GACTATGTATGAACCTGCTTCTTTGGACATTACTGATGGTATCTCTTATAAGATTCCTCCAAAATATGATAAGCTAGCTTCAATGCTGAACCTGCCAAACTTCTCAGATATCCATGTAGATGAATTTTACTTAAAGGGTACCTTGGATTTGGGGTCCTTGGCTGCAATGGTGGCTACTGATAAAAGGTTCATGACTACAAACCGAGGAGGCATGGGGGAGCCTATGTCCCAATATGACTCACTTCAGGCACGCTTGAAGGCCATGTCCGCTTCTAATTCACCTCATAAGTTCAGTCTGAAAGTGTCCAATGTCGGTTTAAATTCCTTCATCCCAGAGGGGGCAGCTGGAAACATAAAGCGATCTATTTTGTCTGAGGGTGGTGTATTGCAGGTTTATTATGTTAAGGTTTTGGAAAAAGGTGATACTTATGAG ATAATTGAGCGAAGCCTACCTAAGAAGCAAAAGGTGAAAAAAGATCCTGCTTTGATTGAGAAGGAGGAAAGGGACAGAATTGGTAAGATTTGGGTAAACATTGTCAGAAGAGACGTTCCAAAACATCATAGGAATTTCACAATTTTTCATCGAAAGCAACTAATGGATGCCAAGAGGTTCTCAGAGAATTGTCAAAGAGAG gttaGAATGAAAGTTAGTAGATCACTTAGATGGACTCGGGGTGCCAGCATTCGCACCCGCAAACTAGCTAGAGACATGTTGTTTTTCTGGAAACGAGCTGATAAGGAGatg ATTGAATTGagaaaaagagaggaaaaagaagctGCTGAAGCATTGAGGCGTGAACAGGAGCTTCGAGAAGCTAAGAGGCAACAGCAAaggcttaattttctcataCAACAAACTGAGCTCTACAGTCACTTCATGCAGAACAAATCAAGCTTATTATCTTCAGAGGCTTTACCAATGGAAGATGAAAAAGCAGATGATCAAGATGCACTTTTTGACTCTTCAGATGCTGGCCCGATTGAGGATGATCCTGAAGAGGCTGAATTGAAGAAGGAAGCTCTGAAGGCTGCTCAAGAAGCTGTCTCCAAACAAAGAAAGTTGACAAGTGCTTTCGACAGTGAATGCCTGAGGCTGCGCCAGGCTGGTGAAGCTGATCCACTTTCACAGGAGGTAGCAGGAGCGAGTGACATTGATTTGCAAACTCC CTCAACTATGCCTGTGGCATCTACAGTTCAGACACCAGAATTATTTAAAGGTTGTCTAAAAGAATATCAGCTAAAAGGTCTTCAGTGGCTTGTTAATTGTTATGAGCAG GGTTTAAATGGCATACTTGCTGATGAGATGGGACTTGGAAAGACAATTCAGGCTATGGTATTTTTGGCCCATTTAGCTGAG GAGAAAAATATATGGGGGCCTTTTCTGGTTGTTGCACCTGCATCTGTTTTAAACAATTGGAATGAGGAACTTGAGCGCTTTTGCCCTGAACTCAAGAGACTTCCTTATTGGGGAGGTGTTGCCGAGCGATCAGTGCTTAGGAAAAGTATTAACCCAAAGGATCTATATCGTAG GGACGCTAAATTCCACATTGTCATCACTAGCTATCAGCTGTTAGTACAAGACGAGAAGTTTTTTCGCCGTGTGAAATGGCAGTACATGGTTTTAGATGAGGCTCAAGcaataaaaaattcaaccaG CATAAGATGGAAGACACTCCTTAGCTTTAATTGTCGGAATCGCCTTCTTCTTACTGGCACACCTATTCAGAATAATATGGCAGAGCTGTGGGCTCTTCTGCACTTCATTATGCCAACTTTATTTGATAGCCATGAGCAGTTTAATGAGTGGTTTTCAAAAGG CATTGAGAACCACGCAGAACATGGTGGCACCTTGAATGAGCATCAACTGAATAGATTG CACTCAATTCTGAAGCCTTTCATGTTGCGGCGCGTTAAAAAGGATGTAGTTTCTGAGCTGACTAAGAAAACTGAGGTTATGGTGCATTGCAAGCTGAGTTCTCGGCAGCAGGCTTTCTATCAAGCAATTAAGAACAAGATATCTCTTGCTGAACTTTTCGATAGTAATCGTGGGCAACTCAACGAGAAGAAAATCCTGAATCTAATGAATATTGTTATTCAACTAAGGAAG GTTTGCAACCATCCAGAGTTGTTTGAAAGGAGTGAGGGTAGCACATACTTCTATTTTGCAGAGATTCCAAATTCCCTTCCACCTCCCCCATTTGGGGAGTTGGAGGACATATACTATCCTGGAGGTCACAACCCCATATCATATGAG atGCCAAAACTTGTCTACCAAGAGATTATGCAAAGATCTGAGACTTTCTGTTCGACTGTTGGTCATGGTGTCTGCAGAGAATCTTTTCAGAAACATTTCAACATTTTTACACCGGAAAATATTTATCGCTCTATGATCTCAGAAGGTGTGGTTGTTAATAGCGGAAACTTTGGTTTTACTCGTTTGGTGGATTTGTCTCCACAAGAGGTGACATTTCTGGCCAGTAGTTCTTTCTTGGAGAGACTATTGTTTTCTATGATGAGATGGGAACGTAAATTCCTTGATGAATTTATAGACTTTCTTATGGAGACCACAGTAAGTGATCCTGAATGTAGTTACCTGGAAAAAGGAACAGTGAGAGCTGTTACTAGAATGTTATTATTGCCATCAAGATCCGAGGCTCAGTTTCTTGAACGAAGGTTTGCAACCGGGCCCACCTGTGATCCTTTTGAGGCTTTGGTCATCTCCCATCAGCATAGACTTTTATCCAATGCAAGGCTTCTTCATGCAGCTTACACATATATCCCACCGACTAGAGCTCCACCA ATTGCTGCTCATTGCCCAGATCGTAACTTCTCCTATAAAATGATTGAAGAATTGCATGATCCTTGGGTTAAGAGGTTGTTTGTAGGATTTGCGCGTACATCTGAATCTACTGGGCCTAGAAAGCCTGTTCGTTCTCCTCATCATTTAATTGAAGAGATTGATTCTGAACTACCTATTTCACACCCTGCACTTAAGTTCACACATGAAGTTTTTGGCTGTTCACCTCCGATGCATAATTTTGACCCAGCAAAGTTGCTCACT GACTCTGGGAAGCTTCAAACACTTGATATACTATTGAAACGCTTGCGAGCAGGAAATCATCGTGTTCTTTTGTTTGCTCAGATGACTAAGATGCTGAATATTTTGGAG GATTATATGAACTATAGAAAATATAAGTATTTTCGACTTGACGGGTCATCTACTATTCAGGATCGCAGAGACATGGTCAAAGACTTCCAGGACAG GAGTGATGTATTTGTGTTCTTACTGAGTACAAGAGCTGGTGGATTAGGTATCAACTTGACAGCTGCTGACACAGTCATATTTTATGAAAGTGACTGGAATCCAACGTTGGATCTGCAGGCAATGGATAGAGCTCATCGTTTGGGTCAGACAAAAGAT GTTACTGTTTACCGACTTATATGTAAAGAGACAGTTGAAGAGAAGATACTTCTTAGAGCAAGTCAGAAAAGTACTGTGCAGAACCTTGTCATGACTGGTGGTTCTGTTGGAGGTGATCTTTTAGCTCCAGAGGATGTCGTATCTTTGCTTTTGGATGATGTCCAACTTGaacagaaattaaaggaaatccCAATTCAG GTAAAGgataaggaaaagaaaaagaaaccaaCTAAGGGTATCCGTGTAAATGAAGATGGTGATGCATCTCTGGAGGATCTAACAAACTCTACAGCCCAGGGTACTACAGATTTTGATCTTCCGATGGACCCAGAGGGATCAAACGCCAGTAATAAAAAG AGAAAAGCTGCTTCCAGACCAAGGAATTCTCAAAAGCCAAGTGAATCTGGCATTATGGCTATAGATTATGAATTGGATGATAACCACCTAACTACTGAACCAGTGAGCCACAAACCAAAGAGACCCAAACGGATGAAGAATGTAAATGAAAAGTTTGAAGAGTCTTTTACTGCATCGGCTACCATATTCCCAGAGAAGACTTAA
- the LOC107474570 gene encoding chromatin-remodeling ATPase INO80 isoform X2, whose translation MNFQLPQRDDDFGYYGNSSQDDESRDSRGGGAMASHSNGNVNANGREVNLLKRAWSQNSDEEERSRFYGTCITEERYRSMLGEHVQKYKRRFKDTSSTHAQNQVAVPPVQSSSGSKARKSGNDHYGGLHAAEIASEWLYDSNSQKPGNYHDANFLQRYASDRTMYEPASLDITDGISYKIPPKYDKLASMLNLPNFSDIHVDEFYLKGTLDLGSLAAMVATDKRFMTTNRGGMGEPMSQYDSLQARLKAMSASNSPHKFSLKVSNVGLNSFIPEGAAGNIKRSILSEGGVLQVYYVKVLEKGDTYEIIERSLPKKQKVKKDPALIEKEERDRIGKIWVNIVRRDVPKHHRNFTIFHRKQLMDAKRFSENCQREVRMKVSRSLRWTRGASIRTRKLARDMLFFWKRADKEMIELRKREEKEAAEALRREQELREAKRQQQRLNFLIQQTELYSHFMQNKSSLLSSEALPMEDEKADDQDALFDSSDAGPIEDDPEEAELKKEALKAAQEAVSKQRKLTSAFDSECLRLRQAGEADPLSQEVAGASDIDLQTPSTMPVASTVQTPELFKGCLKEYQLKGLQWLVNCYEQGLNGILADEMGLGKTIQAMVFLAHLAEEKNIWGPFLVVAPASVLNNWNEELERFCPELKRLPYWGGVAERSVLRKSINPKDLYRRDAKFHIVITSYQLLVQDEKFFRRVKWQYMVLDEAQAIKNSTSIRWKTLLSFNCRNRLLLTGTPIQNNMAELWALLHFIMPTLFDSHEQFNEWFSKGIENHAEHGGTLNEHQLNRLHSILKPFMLRRVKKDVVSELTKKTEVMVHCKLSSRQQAFYQAIKNKISLAELFDSNRGQLNEKKILNLMNIVIQLRKVCNHPELFERSEGSTYFYFAEIPNSLPPPPFGELEDIYYPGGHNPISYEMPKLVYQEIMQRSETFCSTVGHGVCRESFQKHFNIFTPENIYRSMISEGVVVNSGNFGFTRLVDLSPQEVTFLASSSFLERLLFSMMRWERKFLDEFIDFLMETTVSDPECSYLEKGTVRAVTRMLLLPSRSEAQFLERRFATGPTCDPFEALVISHQHRLLSNARLLHAAYTYIPPTRAPPIAAHCPDRNFSYKMIEELHDPWVKRLFVGFARTSESTGPRKPVRSPHHLIEEIDSELPISHPALKFTHEVFGCSPPMHNFDPAKLLTDSGKLQTLDILLKRLRAGNHRVLLFAQMTKMLNILEDYMNYRKYKYFRLDGSSTIQDRRDMVKDFQDRSDVFVFLLSTRAGGLGINLTAADTVIFYESDWNPTLDLQAMDRAHRLGQTKDVTVYRLICKETVEEKILLRASQKSTVQNLVMTGGSVGGDLLAPEDVVSLLLDDVQLEQKLKEIPIQVKDKEKKKKPTKGIRVNEDGDASLEDLTNSTAQGTTDFDLPMDPEGSNASNKKRKAASRPRNSQKPSESGIMAIDYELDDNHLTTEPVSHKPKRPKRMKNVNEKFEESFTASATIFPEKT comes from the exons ATGAACTTTCAACTTCCACAACGAGATGATGATTTTGGTTATTACGGGAATAGTAGTCAGGACGATGAGAGCAGAGATAGCCGAG GTGGTGGGGCAATGGCAAGTCACAGTAATGGGAATGTGAATGCGAACGGAAGGGAGGTAAATTTGTTGAAGAGAGCATGGTCTCAAAACAGTGACGAGGAAGAAAGGAGTCGGTTTTATGGAACATGTATCACAGAGGAGCGATATAGATCGATGCTTGGAGAGCATGTCCAGAAATACAAGAGGAGGTTTAAGGACACCTCATCTACTCATGCCCAAAATCAGGTTGCTGTTCCACCTGTCCAAAGTAGCAGTGGCTCAAAAGCTCGAAAGTCTGGGAATGATCACTATGGAGGACTGCATGCTGCAGAGATTGCATCTGAATGGCTATATGATTCCAATTCTCAGAAACCAGGAAACTACCATGATGCTAATTTCCTGCAGCGATATGCCTCTGATAG GACTATGTATGAACCTGCTTCTTTGGACATTACTGATGGTATCTCTTATAAGATTCCTCCAAAATATGATAAGCTAGCTTCAATGCTGAACCTGCCAAACTTCTCAGATATCCATGTAGATGAATTTTACTTAAAGGGTACCTTGGATTTGGGGTCCTTGGCTGCAATGGTGGCTACTGATAAAAGGTTCATGACTACAAACCGAGGAGGCATGGGGGAGCCTATGTCCCAATATGACTCACTTCAGGCACGCTTGAAGGCCATGTCCGCTTCTAATTCACCTCATAAGTTCAGTCTGAAAGTGTCCAATGTCGGTTTAAATTCCTTCATCCCAGAGGGGGCAGCTGGAAACATAAAGCGATCTATTTTGTCTGAGGGTGGTGTATTGCAGGTTTATTATGTTAAGGTTTTGGAAAAAGGTGATACTTATGAG ATAATTGAGCGAAGCCTACCTAAGAAGCAAAAGGTGAAAAAAGATCCTGCTTTGATTGAGAAGGAGGAAAGGGACAGAATTGGTAAGATTTGGGTAAACATTGTCAGAAGAGACGTTCCAAAACATCATAGGAATTTCACAATTTTTCATCGAAAGCAACTAATGGATGCCAAGAGGTTCTCAGAGAATTGTCAAAGAGAG gttaGAATGAAAGTTAGTAGATCACTTAGATGGACTCGGGGTGCCAGCATTCGCACCCGCAAACTAGCTAGAGACATGTTGTTTTTCTGGAAACGAGCTGATAAGGAGatg ATTGAATTGagaaaaagagaggaaaaagaagctGCTGAAGCATTGAGGCGTGAACAGGAGCTTCGAGAAGCTAAGAGGCAACAGCAAaggcttaattttctcataCAACAAACTGAGCTCTACAGTCACTTCATGCAGAACAAATCAAGCTTATTATCTTCAGAGGCTTTACCAATGGAAGATGAAAAAGCAGATGATCAAGATGCACTTTTTGACTCTTCAGATGCTGGCCCGATTGAGGATGATCCTGAAGAGGCTGAATTGAAGAAGGAAGCTCTGAAGGCTGCTCAAGAAGCTGTCTCCAAACAAAGAAAGTTGACAAGTGCTTTCGACAGTGAATGCCTGAGGCTGCGCCAGGCTGGTGAAGCTGATCCACTTTCACAGGAGGTAGCAGGAGCGAGTGACATTGATTTGCAAACTCC CTCAACTATGCCTGTGGCATCTACAGTTCAGACACCAGAATTATTTAAAGGTTGTCTAAAAGAATATCAGCTAAAAGGTCTTCAGTGGCTTGTTAATTGTTATGAGCAG GGTTTAAATGGCATACTTGCTGATGAGATGGGACTTGGAAAGACAATTCAGGCTATGGTATTTTTGGCCCATTTAGCTGAG GAGAAAAATATATGGGGGCCTTTTCTGGTTGTTGCACCTGCATCTGTTTTAAACAATTGGAATGAGGAACTTGAGCGCTTTTGCCCTGAACTCAAGAGACTTCCTTATTGGGGAGGTGTTGCCGAGCGATCAGTGCTTAGGAAAAGTATTAACCCAAAGGATCTATATCGTAG GGACGCTAAATTCCACATTGTCATCACTAGCTATCAGCTGTTAGTACAAGACGAGAAGTTTTTTCGCCGTGTGAAATGGCAGTACATGGTTTTAGATGAGGCTCAAGcaataaaaaattcaaccaG CATAAGATGGAAGACACTCCTTAGCTTTAATTGTCGGAATCGCCTTCTTCTTACTGGCACACCTATTCAGAATAATATGGCAGAGCTGTGGGCTCTTCTGCACTTCATTATGCCAACTTTATTTGATAGCCATGAGCAGTTTAATGAGTGGTTTTCAAAAGG CATTGAGAACCACGCAGAACATGGTGGCACCTTGAATGAGCATCAACTGAATAGATTG CACTCAATTCTGAAGCCTTTCATGTTGCGGCGCGTTAAAAAGGATGTAGTTTCTGAGCTGACTAAGAAAACTGAGGTTATGGTGCATTGCAAGCTGAGTTCTCGGCAGCAGGCTTTCTATCAAGCAATTAAGAACAAGATATCTCTTGCTGAACTTTTCGATAGTAATCGTGGGCAACTCAACGAGAAGAAAATCCTGAATCTAATGAATATTGTTATTCAACTAAGGAAG GTTTGCAACCATCCAGAGTTGTTTGAAAGGAGTGAGGGTAGCACATACTTCTATTTTGCAGAGATTCCAAATTCCCTTCCACCTCCCCCATTTGGGGAGTTGGAGGACATATACTATCCTGGAGGTCACAACCCCATATCATATGAG atGCCAAAACTTGTCTACCAAGAGATTATGCAAAGATCTGAGACTTTCTGTTCGACTGTTGGTCATGGTGTCTGCAGAGAATCTTTTCAGAAACATTTCAACATTTTTACACCGGAAAATATTTATCGCTCTATGATCTCAGAAGGTGTGGTTGTTAATAGCGGAAACTTTGGTTTTACTCGTTTGGTGGATTTGTCTCCACAAGAGGTGACATTTCTGGCCAGTAGTTCTTTCTTGGAGAGACTATTGTTTTCTATGATGAGATGGGAACGTAAATTCCTTGATGAATTTATAGACTTTCTTATGGAGACCACAGTAAGTGATCCTGAATGTAGTTACCTGGAAAAAGGAACAGTGAGAGCTGTTACTAGAATGTTATTATTGCCATCAAGATCCGAGGCTCAGTTTCTTGAACGAAGGTTTGCAACCGGGCCCACCTGTGATCCTTTTGAGGCTTTGGTCATCTCCCATCAGCATAGACTTTTATCCAATGCAAGGCTTCTTCATGCAGCTTACACATATATCCCACCGACTAGAGCTCCACCA ATTGCTGCTCATTGCCCAGATCGTAACTTCTCCTATAAAATGATTGAAGAATTGCATGATCCTTGGGTTAAGAGGTTGTTTGTAGGATTTGCGCGTACATCTGAATCTACTGGGCCTAGAAAGCCTGTTCGTTCTCCTCATCATTTAATTGAAGAGATTGATTCTGAACTACCTATTTCACACCCTGCACTTAAGTTCACACATGAAGTTTTTGGCTGTTCACCTCCGATGCATAATTTTGACCCAGCAAAGTTGCTCACT GACTCTGGGAAGCTTCAAACACTTGATATACTATTGAAACGCTTGCGAGCAGGAAATCATCGTGTTCTTTTGTTTGCTCAGATGACTAAGATGCTGAATATTTTGGAG GATTATATGAACTATAGAAAATATAAGTATTTTCGACTTGACGGGTCATCTACTATTCAGGATCGCAGAGACATGGTCAAAGACTTCCAGGACAG GAGTGATGTATTTGTGTTCTTACTGAGTACAAGAGCTGGTGGATTAGGTATCAACTTGACAGCTGCTGACACAGTCATATTTTATGAAAGTGACTGGAATCCAACGTTGGATCTGCAGGCAATGGATAGAGCTCATCGTTTGGGTCAGACAAAAGAT GTTACTGTTTACCGACTTATATGTAAAGAGACAGTTGAAGAGAAGATACTTCTTAGAGCAAGTCAGAAAAGTACTGTGCAGAACCTTGTCATGACTGGTGGTTCTGTTGGAGGTGATCTTTTAGCTCCAGAGGATGTCGTATCTTTGCTTTTGGATGATGTCCAACTTGaacagaaattaaaggaaatccCAATTCAG GTAAAGgataaggaaaagaaaaagaaaccaaCTAAGGGTATCCGTGTAAATGAAGATGGTGATGCATCTCTGGAGGATCTAACAAACTCTACAGCCCAGGGTACTACAGATTTTGATCTTCCGATGGACCCAGAGGGATCAAACGCCAGTAATAAAAAG AGAAAAGCTGCTTCCAGACCAAGGAATTCTCAAAAGCCAAGTGAATCTGGCATTATGGCTATAGATTATGAATTGGATGATAACCACCTAACTACTGAACCAGTGAGCCACAAACCAAAGAGACCCAAACGGATGAAGAATGTAAATGAAAAGTTTGAAGAGTCTTTTACTGCATCGGCTACCATATTCCCAGAGAAGACTTAA